A region of Dioscorea cayenensis subsp. rotundata cultivar TDr96_F1 chromosome 5, TDr96_F1_v2_PseudoChromosome.rev07_lg8_w22 25.fasta, whole genome shotgun sequence DNA encodes the following proteins:
- the LOC120260935 gene encoding F-box protein At1g78280 — MEPQWRDRRPEALGDLCVLPDEILCSITDLLSPSDLGRLSCVSSVMYALCNEEPLWMNLSLKAGGVIKYKGSWKKTVLYQKNLCTEFEDFCSKPLQFDGFYSLFLHRRWYRRFTTLDAFELDSGVIERKKDLTLEEFHTNYDMKKPVLLTELANTWPARNKWTIDQLLSNYGDVAFRISQRSSKKIKMTFEDYVSYMKVQHDEDPLYIFDDKFGEAAPTLLEEYSVPHLFREDLFDVLDYDQRPSFRWLIIGPERSGASWHVDPGLTSAWNTLLCGRKRWALYPPGRVPAGVIVHVNDEDGDVNIETPTSLQWWLDVYPLLADHDKPIECTQLPGETIFVPSGWWHCVLNLETTVAVTQNFVNTSNFEFVCLDMAPGHTQKGVCRAGLLAVQDKGFGDVDKDALFESNQLNYPDLTRIEKRLKCSTVDREASRPDNSNGMKAFSDVSNIMRNQKFSYDIEFLSMFLDEDRNQYCSPWSPSNCIGQREMRQWLHKLWVLRPEMRQLIWKGACLALNADKWLTCVSQICSSHKLPFPSVDEKLPVGTGSNPVFLISDFVIKIYVEGGLGNSMHGLGTELEFYDLLQKTESPLIAHVPDVIASGIIVYENGSYRVFPWSGKEIPDVIANCNLVEGDGTEDGFFFGVWNKKRFELKNQGDIPSFPSIWPFLITRRCTGNIFANLRDILTRDDVLQLASFLGEKLQTLHNLPLPYYSQHDHCLEDKSVTLRKNDLKKTCLEVNGNHSAIPPEWELVLASLEKKKEGISKRLMQWGGPIPISLMEKVEEYIPHDLAPLLGIFKDNEGSYKLSRYPTWIHSDIMDDNVYMEPSSSAHSFDKTTSHASLTPSNVLEFCNGNEEPKRWHPTYILDYSDLSIGDPLYDLIPIYVDIFRGDRFLLKQFLKSYKLSFTITAADGLLSGNAAEDWKKFARMSYRAMCFCILHDENVLGSIFSLWEELKAAKSWEEVEEAVWGELNNY, encoded by the exons ATGGAGCCTCAGTGGAGGGATCGGAGGCCGGAGGCACTGGGAGACCTTTGTGTCCTCCCTGACGAGATCCTCTGCTCCATCACCGACCTCCTTTCGCCCTCTGACCTCGGTCGCCTCTCTTGCGTTAGCAG TGTTATGTATGCACTTTGCAATGAAGAACCATTGTGGATGAATCTCAGCCTCAAAGCTGGAGGTGTTATCAAATACAAGGGTTCTTGGAAGAAGACAGTATTATACCA GAAAAATCTCTGCACTGAGTTTGAAGATTTTTGCAGTAAACCTTTGCAGTTTGATG GATTCTACTCATTGTTCCTGCACAGAAGATGGTATAGGCGCTTCACCACACTGGATGCATTCGAATTGGATAGTGGAGttatagaaagaaagaaggatCTTACACTGGAGGAGTTTCACACTAACTATGATATGAAGAAACCG GTGTTGCTTACTGAGTTAGCCAATACATGGCCAGCAAGAAATAAATGGACAATTGACCAACTGTTGAGCAATTATGGAGATGTTGCGTTCAGGATATCTCAAAGgagttctaaaaaaattaaaatgacattTGAGGACTATGTGTCATATATGAAAGTTCAGCATGATGAAGATCCACTCTATATTTTTGATGACAAG TTTGGAGAAGCTGCGCCTACTCTACTTGAAGAGTATAGTGTGCCTCATTTGTTTCGGGAAGACCTTTTTGATGTGTTGGATTATGATCAACGGCCTTCTTTTAGGTGGCTAATTATTGGACCAGAGCGGTCAGGTGCCTCTTGGCATGTAGATCCAGGCCTCACCAGCGCCTGGAATACCCTTCTGTGTGGAAGAAAAAG GTGGGCATTGTACCCTCCTGGTAGAGTACCTGCAGGTGTCATTGTTCATgtaaatgatgaagatggtgatgtGAACATTGAGACGCCAACATCTTTGCAG TGGTGGCTTGATGTTTATCCTCTTCTTGCTGACCATGATAAGCCCATAGAGTGTACCCAACTTCCAGGAGAGACTATTTTTGTTCCAAGTGGTTGGTGGCATTGTGTGCTTAATTTAGAAACAACTGTTGCTGTCACACAAAACTTTGTGAATacatcaaattttgaatttgtgtGTCTGGATATGGCTCCTGGCCATACTCAAAAAGGAGTCTGTCGTGCTGGATTGCTGGCTGTCCAAGATAAAGGTTTTGGAGATGTTGACAAAGATGcattatttgaatcaaatcagTTGAATTACCCTGACCTCACTCGGATAGAAAAGAGGCTTAAATGTTCAACAGTTGATAGAGAGGCATCAAGACCTGACAACTCAAATGGGATGAAAGCATTCTCTGATGTCAGCAACATAATGCGGAATCAGAAATTTTCTTATGACATAGAATTCTTATCTATGTTTTTGGATGAAGATAGAAATCAGTATTGTTCCCCTTGGAGTCCAAGCAACTGCATAGGTCAGAGAGAAATGAGACAGTGGCTACATAAGCTTTGGGTTCTAAGACCTGAGATGAGACAATTAATATGGAAG GGTGCTTGCCTAGCTCTAAATGCGGACAAATGGTTAACTTGCGTCTCCCAAATTTGTTCTTCACACAAGTTGCCATTTCCTTCAGTTGATGAGAAACTTCCTGTGGGCACAGGCAGCAATCCT GTGTTTCTCATTTCTGACTTTgtgataaaaatttatgtagaGGGGGGTTTGGGAAATTCCATGCATGGCCTAGGAACAGAG CTTGAGTTCTATGATCTTCTCCAAAAAACAGAGTCACCTCTGATAGCCCATGTTCCTGATGTTATAGCAAGTGGAATTATTGTCTATGAGAATGGTAGTTACAGAGTGTTTCCATGGAGTGGCAAAGAAATTCCTGATGTAATTGCTAACTGCAACCTTGTTGAAGGAGATGGCACAGAAGATGGCTTTTTCTTTGGTGTATGGAACAAGAAGCGGTTTGAACTTAAAAATCAAGGAGATATACCTTCCTTCCCAAGTATATGGCCATTCTTGATCACTAGAAGATGCACGGGGAATATCTTTGCTAATTT AAGAGACATTTTGACTAGGGATGATGTTTTGCAATTGGCCTCATTTTTAGGGGAGAAGTTACAAACGCTTCACAACTTGCCTCTACCATATTACTCCCAGCATGACCACTGTTTGGAGGACAAAAGTGTGACTTTGAGAAAAAATGACCTCAAGAAGACTTGTTTAGAAGTAAATGGTAATCATTCTGCTATTCCACCTGAATGGGAACTTGTTCTTGCTAGccttgaaaagaaaaaggagggcATTTCAAAACGTCTAATGCAATG GGGAGGCCCTATCCCAATCTCATTAATGGAAAAAGTAGAAGAGTACATCCCACATGATCTTGCCCCATTGCTGGGCATATTCAAG GACAATGAGGGATCATACAAGCTTAGCAGATACCCTACTTGGATACATTCTGACATCATGGATGATAATGTATATATGGAACCGTCATCTTCCGCTCACAGTTTTGACAAGACTACGTCCCATGCAAGTTTAACACCCAGTAATGTGTTGGAGTTTTGTAATGGGAACGAAGAGCCAAAGAGATGGCATCctacatatattcttgattataGTGACTTGTCTATAG GTGATCCTCTATATGACTTGATTCCGATCTATGTGGACATTTTTAGAGGAGATAGAttcttgcttaaacaatttctCAAAAGCTACAAACTTTCATTCACGATAACAGCCGCAGACGGTTTACTTTCTGGTAATGCTGCTGAGGATTGGAAAAAGTTTGCAAGGATGTCGTATCGTGCCAT GTGCTTTTGTATATTACATGATGAGAATGTGCTAGGGTCAATATTCAGTTTATGGGAAGAATTGAAGGCGGCCAAATCTTgggaagaagtagaagaagctGTGTGGGGAGAGTTGAATAATTACTAG
- the LOC120261330 gene encoding phospho-2-dehydro-3-deoxyheptonate aldolase 1, chloroplastic-like: MALASSSSLSSKALLPSQPLSGSGASDLRLPTVSIPSSKPSRRSIAVHAAEPAKNPVVVEKPSAPEVMTRPGKWAVDSWKSKKALQLPEYPNKKDLEAVLGTLESFPPIVFAGEARHLEERLAEAAMGRAFLLQGGDCAESFKEFNGNNIRDTFRILLQMSVVLMFGGQMPVVKVGRMAGQFAKPRSDPFEEKNGVKLPSYRGDNVNGDAFDEKSRVPDPQRMIRAYCQAAATLNLLRAFATGGYAAMQRVTQWNLDFTDHSEQGDRYKELAHRVDEALGFMSAAGLTVDHPIMTTTDFWTSHECLLLPYEQSLTREDSTTGLFYDCSAHMLWVGERTRQLDGAHVEFLRGVANPLGIKVSDKMDPKELVKLIEILNPTNKPGRITIITRMGAENMRVKLPHLIRAVRNAGQIVTWVSDPMHGNTIKAPCGLKTRPFDSILAEVRAFFDVHEQEGSHAGGVHLEMTGQNVTECIGGSRTVTFDDLSSRYHTHCDPRLNASQSLELAFILAERLRKKRIRSPPANGVGYLPPLEF; encoded by the exons ATGGCGCTTGCTTCGAGTTCCTCCCTCTCATCCAAGGCCCTGCTCCCCTCACAACCTCTCTCTGGCAGTGGTGCCTCCGATCTTCGCCTACCAACTGTCTCCATCCCCAGTTCCAAACCATCTCGCCGCTCGATCGCCGTACACGCTGCGGAGCCCGCCAAGAATCCGGTGGTGGTAGAGAAACCCTCTGCTCCGGAGGTGATGACAAGGCCCGGGAAGTGGGCAGTTGATAGCTGGAAATCGAAGAAAGCGCTGCAGTTGCCGGAATACCCTAATAAGAAGGACTTGGAGGCTGTACTCGGGACCCTCGAGAGCTTTCCGCCGATCGTGTTCGCCGGGGAGGCGAGGCATCTTGAGGAGCGCCTCGCGGAGGCTGCCATGGGCCGCGCATTCCTCCTCCAGGGCGGTGACTGTGCCGAGAGTTTCAAGGAGTTCAACGGCAACAACATCCGTGATACATTCCGGATTCTCCTCCAGATGAGCGTTGTCCTCATGTTCGGAGGCCAGATGCCCGTCGTTAAG GTGGGGAGAATGGCAGGCCAGTTTGCGAAGCCGAGGTCGGACCCGTTTGAGGAGAAAAACGGCGTGAAGCTGCCGAGCTATCGTGGAGATAATGTGAATGGAGATGCGTTCGATGAGAAATCGAGGGTTCCAGACCCGCAAAGGATGATCAGGGCCTACTGCCAGGCGGCGGCAACATTGAACCTCTTGCGGGCGTTCGCGACTGGTGGGTACGCCGCCATGCAGAGGGTGACGCAGTGGAACCTCGATTTCACTGACCATAGCGAGCAGGGCGATAG GTACAAGGAGTTGGCCCATCGGGTTGATGAGGCCCTGGGGTTCATGTCTGCTGCGGGACTTACTGTGGACCATCCTATCATGACAACTACTGATTTCTGGACATCCCATGAGTGTCTCTTGCTGCCATACGAGCAGTCACTCACCCGTGAGGACTCCACCACTGGTCTCTTCTATGATTGCTCTGCCCACATGCTCTGGGTTGGTGAGCGCACTCGCCAACTTGACGGTGCCCATGTGGAGTTCCTCCGGGGTGTTGCTAATCCCCTTGGAATCAAg GTGAGCGACAAGATGGACCCAAAGGAGCTGGTGAAGCTGATTGAGATCCTGAACCCTACAAATAAGCCAGGAAGGATAACTATAATCACAAGAATGGGAGCAGAAAACATGAGGGTGAAGTTGCCCCACCTAATCAGGGCTGTCAGAAATGCAGGGCAGATCGTCACCTGGGTCAGCGACCCTATGCATGGCAACACCATCAAGGCCCCATGTGGTCTCAAAACTCGTCCATTTGATTCCATTCTG GCTGAGGTGAGAGCCTTCTTTGATGTTCACGAGCAAGAGGGAAGTCATGCTGGGGGTGTTCATCTGGAAATGACAGGCCAGAATGTGACTGAATGCATCGGTGGGTCTCGCACTGTCACTTTTGATGATCTGAGCTCTCGCTACCATACACATTGCGACCCGAGACTTAATGCCTCGCAATCCCTTGAGCTTGCCTTCATCCTCGCTGAACGGCTCCGGAAGAAGAGAATCCGATCACCCCCAGCCAACGGTGTTGGTTATCTGCCTCCATTGGAATTCTAA